One region of Suncus etruscus isolate mSunEtr1 chromosome 5, mSunEtr1.pri.cur, whole genome shotgun sequence genomic DNA includes:
- the LOC126008539 gene encoding Golgi associated RAB2 interactor protein 3-like — protein MSSSESLLPYYTAQSYRATSVFNTSMGDLQRQLYKGGEYDIFKYAPMFESDFIQISKKGEVMDVHNRVRTVTVGIASTSPILPLPDVMLLARPAKARDEHQGQAHTRPTKGRGRKPTKALELTRLLPLKFVKISVHDRQKQQLRLKLASGRTFYLQLCPSSDAREDLFSYWEKLVYLLRPSMESCSSTRTLQPGDVTTLDKTMVSQLQGEGDRYALRYNNAQDVRGITSSAYAGGEGIPPTTSEGNLPTAPTPTPTPTSETTLAGSLAFAMGANTGAVAMTTGGKANQNTTAMTGMSSPASEELSSTYPISGAIALSTENTTVAVAGRTNKFTQGRSSRNKAKVGAKTGQVPEKEAGPAAGPLVSMSEQDGSQWPHKRSSKERKEKKGKDKKDKSSSRKSRSRGHRSQEGHRQRSSDKPKHKSSSSRKSSHKSSQRSVSAGGSQKEGKKKGKGHSQKGRGSSKKSSQRSLAKPSVSSQKVSDSQSTTTSSGTLSKKPSKISSLFKNFRIVTSETKETIVIETKTI, from the exons ATGAGCAGCAGCGAATCTCTGTTACCTTATTACACGGCCCAAAGCTACCGGGCCACGAGTGTTTTCAACACCTCCATGGGGGATCTCCAGCGGCAACTCTACAAAGGCGGGGAGTATGACATCTTCAAGTATGCACCTATGTTTGAGAGCGATTTCATCCAGATCAGCAAGAAGGGGGAAGTGATGGACGTGCACAACCGGGTGCGTACGGTGACCGTAGGCATCGCCTCCACCAGCCCCATCCTGCCGCTCCCTGATGTCATGCTGCTGGCCCGGCCTGCCAAGGCAAGAGATGAGCACCAAGGCCAAGCCCATACCCGGCCCACCAAGGGGAGAGGCCGCAAACCCACCAAGGCCCTGGAACTCACCCGCCTCCTGCCCCTGAAGTTTGTCAAGATCTCAGTCCATGACCGCCAGAAGCAGCAGCTGCGTCTCAAACTGGCCTCAGGCCGCACATTCTATCTGCAGCTCTGCCCGTCCTCAGACGCGCGTGAGGACCTCTTCAGCTATTGGGAGAAGCTTGTCTACCTGCTCAGACCCTCGATGGAAAGCTGCAGCAGCACCCGTACTCTCCAACCCGGCGATGTGACCACCTTGGACAAGACCATG GTCTCGCAGCTGCAAGGCGAAGGGGACCGGTACGCGCTCAGATATAACAACGCCCAGGACGTCCGCGGCATCACCTCTTCTGCTTATGCAGGGGGCGAGGGCATCCCGCCCACCACTTCCGAGGGCAACCTGCCCACCgcgcccacccccacccctacccccacctCAGAGACCACCTTAGCTGGGAGCCTGGCTTTCGCAATGGGCGCCAACACGGGAGCTGTGGCCATGACCACCGGTGGCAAGGCCAACCAGAACACCACAGCCATGACTGGCATGTCCTCCCCAGCCTCCGAGGAGCTGAGCAGCACTTATCCCATCTCTGGGGCCATCGCCCTGTCCACCGAGAATACCACTGTGGCCGTGGCAGGCCGAACCAACAAGTTCACTCAGGGCAGGAGCTCGAGAAACAAGGCAAAGGTGGGAGCCAAAACAGGCCAAGTCCCCGAGAAGGAAGCTGGCCCAGCTGCGGGCCCCCTGGTGTCCATGAGCGAGCAGGATGGCAGTCAGTGGCCTCACAAGCGCAGCTCCAAGGAACGCaaggagaaaaagggaaaggacaAGAAGGACAAGAGTTCCTCCAGAAAGAGCAGGTCTCGAGGGCACAGGTCCCAAGAAGGCCACCGACAGCGCAGCTCTGACAAGCCCAAGcacaaatcttcctcctcccgcAAATCTTCGCACAAATCCTCCCAGCGCTCTGTCTCGGCTGGGGGCAGCCAGAAAGAAggcaagaagaaagggaaaggccACAGCCAGAAGGGCCGGGGGAGCTCGAAGAAAAGCAGCCAGAGAAGCTTAGCCAAGCCGTCTGTGTCCTCCCAGAAGGTCAGTGACAGTCAATCCACCACCACCAGCTCAGGTACGCTGAGCAAGAAACCCAGCAAGATCAGCTCTTTATTCAAGAACTTCAGGATCGTGACCTCTGAGACCAAGGAGACCATCGTGATAGAAACCAAGACCATTTAG